The genome window tatCCTCGATTAATCAATAACTGCATAGCTAGACCTTAAGACTTAAGTACTTAAATACGCTATAACCGTCTCTTTCGATATACCCAGATACCAGacaacatatatatatatatatatatatatagatatatatatttaattaataggcATATTGCAGGACCAGCAAAGCAAACATTCAATAAGCCCAAAAATCtcaatgaataaaatattgattattatGAATCATAATCAAATGGAATGACACCAAATACTCGTACAGTAAATACCACAACTAATGGAAATAGATGTGTACATAAGGAGTACGGCTGTGacaatttattgtttgcttCAAACGCATTAAACACAACTGTAAATacgaaataatttataataatatgatcTATGGGAATctctatataaaaaatgcaatatttaaaaaatgagtcTCAAGcctaataaaacaattaactgTTACAAGCTTTCTTTACAATATAAAGTAACCTAAAGAAAGAataaaagaacatttttatgaGTTTCGGCCAGCCGAAATTAGTATGCTCTTGCAGGAAATCCGAAGATCAATATAGATTATcgtcaaatttttaatgtcatggaaatatttaatttagttcttctttttagtgaaaaaaatgttttcgtaATAATTaagttactttaatttaaaacagcttacaattaattaaaggattgtaaaaaatattctgtattaataattttcggctaacttattattaaagtaaatCATTCGATATAAGATTGCCTTAACATAAGATCTGTCGCCTGCAAGTGTGTTACGAATggggaaaataaaacaataaacaatgatCTAAACTGAATGTACAATTCGAATGCCACAATATCTGACCAATATGCAAacgtatatagtatatttatgcataaagAAACCAACTCATAAGAactcataaattaaatgtatttttaaggcAACAGtatgacaaattttaatagaatcCAAACCTAATATGCAAACATAAAACgctttaaaattctaaacaaaaatacttaaaaaatactatataaaagaaaatagaaaatcaatttcaatttatagacTTAATAACAAACGCAAATTGGCTTTAATTgacagttaaaaataataatcataattaatataaaaatatatataaaacacgACGAATATAAGGTGAGagaaatcattaaaataatataatatttcaacATTTACCTTGACGATGTCACGTCACGCTCATTTCTAAAATGATACGAGTCGgtattttatagattttccGTTTTTAGATAGGCCCACGACATATTGGGTATAAGTTTTCAATAATATGATCTATTTACATGATCCAAAACCCGTCTAACGCTTTTGCCACTAAAAAcctttataataattttttataagcaCTAAGACCTAGAGTGCATATGCTAATCCAATGGTCATTACCTATTACCTATtctgtgtaaaaaaaaaaaaacaagaaaaacttaATCTAAATCAAATGATTTAATCTTGTATTAgttgtaattattttgtttaagctaaaacacataaaaaccCTTCAAAACTTATAGAAATTACTTgcataatgataataattataataataataataatgataataacaaCTAGAAGAAGATAAAGACGAAGTAAAACACTTTAAGAAATGTCATTAAAACAATCCcgcattgaatttattataattatgatcATTTATCAAGAAGATTTCAAATCATCTATGcatataattcaaaaatatttaaagtaccagagaattttaacaaaaataaaaaatattttcacaataGCTTAACAACAACcctgatttttttataacatgGGAAACCTTTTATTGGAATCTTTTACAGAAGTGAGTCTAGTAAGTATCTTAAGAGCTTATTACTTATAACTTCTTTGACTATCGTCAAATAATACATCgagatataaaaatttacacagcgatggaaagaaaaagaaatttcCAACTGTCGGACAGTCATAGAGTTTTTTATTCTTCCAGTacatattgctagtcgcctttcgcaccctccttgctgctttcgtcactagcgggGAGTGACGTCCGCAGTGactttgatgcagaatgaaaataaagccaaaataatttttaaatttacatgccacaaggaaatcggtcaagattgacaaagttatgatagttactttaatttgacaaaataagtTCTTTTATCCAGATCTTCAAAGGCGATTCCAAGagacaaaacttttttgagGTTTTTCTAAATGCTGCCCGCATCACAGCGATTCGACAGCAGACTATTTTtagagttttaatttatttcctttGAGTGCAAAtactatattttaagaaaataaaaccaaaatatcaatttttaatttccatattcacatttattaaatactatacagtgaagtttttattttgttcagccatagcgaaaaaaaatcaatttcgaaaaaaaaaattcttaatactaaaaataaaaaaaatatatatttatgtattgtttttcttttgtttgttttcattgaTGCAAAATGTTACAATTAGATGTTAGATTGTATGTTTTAGTTTTGTAAGCTTAGTTTCAGTTGTTGGTTCGACAGATTAACCTGGTTTAACTCTCTCTATAGCATAAATGTCGGTTTAATAACCGATTCGTGTgtttattcatataaattacacattaatgttactaaaaaaaaaaataataattatatataatatatataattgttataaagatgtataataatagtaataataatgcaactataaatatactatatatatatatgtacttatgaacttttaactaaatttaaacttgTATTACGATTTTTGCGTATTGCTGATGATGCTTCTTTAAAtactttgtttaattttatttcttcatcttttctatgtttttctttcttttagttttatgtTCAAATCAGTTTGGACTTATTCGCAAAatttgacttatttttatagtatttcaaatagtattttttagtacaagttatttttttcgttttttgcagttatttttttaagtttaacgttttaagtttaagttaTGCTCCACAaggatttctttttttcgagCCGATCTTAGAGAAAACACTTAAGTATGTTAatctataattatatattagatGAAATCGTCTAAGAATTACGTGATAAATTGTACAATTGATGGAGCTATGgattatagttatatatattatatatactatacgGATAAGGGGTTAGATTAGGGTGTCGTTAGGGACAGGGAGACTTTAGTCATTAGTTGAAATCATTATCATACAAGTGGCCTTAGAAGTtttaagcttaagttttaaaattacatacaGAGTTCTACAATTCGCTTGGTCAGTTGAGGAGAAGAGTTGTGATGGGGAGAGGAATGTTATCTTCGAGGAAGGTTTCAGGATGGGAAAGGAAGTTActttctttgtattttgtgcTGCTGTCAATCACATTCCCAGCTCAACGTTGGCTTGGTTAGACCAGTTTCCAGCTGTGGAGTTGGGATTACATTGCGCGCAACACAGGAGAATAAAGTGGTGGCGTTATTGAGTATGATGGGGAAAGCAgactgccactgctgctgcaactgttgctgctgactgTGTCGCCGTCTCGCTCGGGGCagtgttgtttgttttctgctgctgccggTTGCATGCTGCACTATTGCGTGACACCCGCCTCTTTGGCAGCATCGTTAGCGGCAGCTGCATTCACCTCCTTCATCGAATCCACTTTGGCCACAATCTTGAGCGCCGGGCCGAGTTTCATGCCCATGGCATGCACCAAATGATTCTCcttgagcaacaacaacgcctgTCCATCAATTTCCTGCTGCACAAAGTCATCCACATAATCCTGACAACCTGGCAAATTCTTGATAAACTCGCTGACTTCCTCGACACTCCAGTTGCAGATTGGACGATCCgcaatgctgttgctgctgctgggcatTGGTGTAGcaattgctgcagctgctggtgCAATGCTTgctgcggcaacaacagctgctgctgctgctgctacggGTGTTGcaggtgttggtgttgctgttgctactgGCGTTGACGCTGTCAATTCATTCATTATCATCGCTGGCTCTGGCGTCATTGCATCCGTTTGCATCTTCTCCTCGGCCAAAGATTCATCCAGTTTGTCAGCCAAGGCCATGGCATCAGCGGCAACCATGCCAATACcgctgccattgttgttggcagCACTTTTGGCCAAACGCGCACAACCCGGCGAACAATAACGTTTCCGCTTCAACTTTGCTCTATGCTCCGGCTTGCCACATTGCTCACATGCCACCATATCGGCGGCCAAGGTGCCGACGCCTACAATATTaccgccagcagcagcaattgttggtgtcGTTGGTGTTATGCAgccggttgttgttgcaatcgGCTTGAGTTCCTCCTGCATCGCTGCCTTTTTCTCTGTAAATTGAGAAGATACATTtagattgttgttgtcgtggaTGGTTTTCTTGTAGGGATACTTACTTGGCGGCTCATCGTTGCCATCTTTGTCCGTGTAGCGTTGTCGGGTCACCGGAAATGGTTCGTTGGCTTCTTGTATTATAAAACCGTCAATGACATGCGTCAACACATTTGGCTTAATCATTGCCTTGGGCAGATCTTTGCcattgctattgctgctgctgttattattattattattgttgttgctgctgctattggtGGTTGCCGTTGTGCTAATGCTACTGCTGGTGGTGGTAATTGTGTTGCTTGtgctgcaattgctgctgctgctggcacgCATCGCGTTGCTGGCAATACCGTTTGTTGCCGCTGAACTCGATACAGTTacagtgttgctgctgccgcttaTGCTGTTGCTCTTAACATTGCTGTtctcgttgctgctgctgctgggcaaCACGGCATTGCTTTGCTTTACTGTGGGCAACTGcacggcagcagcaactgttgctgacgttggggttgttgctgctgctgttgttgttgttggcttggTGGGCGTCGCTTCGCTTGCATCGCCATTTAACAATGTGGtttccgttgttgttgtcgccgtTGAGCTGCTTGCCTCCGCACTGGCTTTGCTCGACTCAagcaatgttgctgctgccgcggcagctgctgctgctgttgctgcctgcAATGGCGATTCAATGGGCACCAGAGATGCcgtctgctgttgctgttgttgttgttgatgctgttgctgctgctgttgttgcaagtgtGTCTTGGGTGTCTCCTGCATGCTCGCTGTTGTCATGGTTGTTGCctttgtgggcgtggcaggcagCGAACTCATGCTGTTGCTGAGCGTCACAAGCGCCGTGCTAGCAACAGCGCTGCTCACAggcggtgttgttgttggcagacCGACAGTGGCATTCATCATCGATGTCATTGCCAAAATGGGATTCTGTGTTGGCGACGCGGcagtcagttgttgttgctgttgttgctgctgctgctgttgttgctgctgttgctgctgctgttgttgctgctgttgttgctgctgctgctgctgttgttgttgcgtagCCGCTGCAATGCTTGCCGATAtgagttgttgctggtgttgttgctgctgttgcaattgctgtgCCTGCTGCTGCAAGCTTGCCACTGTGCTGCTTGTTACAAGCGGTCCAGTGCTTTGATTGCTGATGGTCACAACGCTGCTGCTGGGCATCGAGTTGCTCGTTTTAGTCGTTGTTTGAAAGACCGCACCGGAGGCCGAAAGTGCTGCTTGCAACGCACTCGATGTGGCAATGCCAGcgggtgttgttgttgacgaTACAGAGAAGGGCACGCTGCTtagctgcaactgttgttgctgcgcctgttgttgttgctgctgttgctgttgctgctgctggtgttgctgctgtgttgcCGTCTGTTGTTGCACCACAATTTgttgtattatattttgctgctgttcacgttgctgttgttgctgctgtgccacctgctgctgttgctgctgttgttgttgctgtgcctGTTGCACCTGCTGCAATTGATGCTGCAGCAACTGATTGtgcaactgctgttgctgttgttgttgctgctgcgagGCAATAAACGTATTCGGCGCCACTTGCAATATCTGTTgagttgttgcatttgtcaacgtctgttgttgctgcggctgttgctgctgctgttgtgcttgctgttgctgctgctgcacctgttgctgttgctgttggacctgctgctgttgctgctgctgcagctgcattgCCAACTGATGCTGCATGATTTGCTGCTGGAACAATTGTTGATTCTTCatcagctgcaactgttgctgctgctgctgttgctgctgttgttgttgctgctgctgttgctgctgcttgtccACGCCACCCGCCTGCAATGTCTGTCCATTCTGCAACGTTATCGGCGTGCCCGACGTGCTCATTACAACCATTCTGCATTAAAGAAAGGAGAAGACCATGTTAGAACCACTTGGAAGGACTTGCAACCACTTGGAAGCACTTGGCAGCACTTTGAAGCACACTTACTTGTTGCCTGCGGTGGTTACCACCTGATGGAGACTCGCcgcctgctgttgctgctgctgcacggCAAGATGTTGAGTCAGCGCATTTGTTGCATTGCTGTTCACCTGCCCCGCCTTGCCCGCAACCTGGCCATTCTCCGTCTTCAACGTGGGCAACGCCGGACGCACAGGTTGTTGTTTCGTTCGCATCTTTGCCTTCAACAGACTTTGATTTTGTGCCGTCTGCGTTGACACCGAACTTGCTGGTCTCACTTGTGACCCATTATGTGGCAATATGGAACCGCCAGCACGTTGCAAGGCCGCCGCTGCAGCcgtcagttgttgctgctgcaactgtgcTGTTGCCACAGCCACCGCCTGCTGCTGTGTggcaagttgttgctgctgctgttgttgctgttgctgctgctgctgctgttgtgcattcgcctgttgctgctgctgctgttgttgctgctgcttcggCGCCAATGCGTCCAGTTGGGCACGCGTCTTTGTCGGTGTCTGCGTCACATTGCACTGAATGATCTCTGTGGCAAGAAAGCAAGTGAGAAATCGGGTTTAGATTGCGTTACCATAGAGATGAGCGCGTGACACGATCTTAAGCTAAATCAACCGAACATCATTGACATTAATGTAAGTCTAATTAACTTCTTatcatttttgttataaattcaaattgttattttaggaagttattttaaatttaaaaagtttcctTTTGTCGATTGacggtaaataaataaaaaaaatattattttgtaattctaCTTTTAATATGAACTCAaatgctaaatatttttattctatcGATTGATATTAGTTGACGTTGATTTAATAAgtaaatcatttaataatcattcctattatctaattttattttaaaaatctaataattttctatctgtcaattttagttttataatcCTATTTTCTAATtggatttaacattttaaggaTTTTCATGCATCGATtgattttgacaaaacaaataagtaaataattttataattctatgtttaatacttatttaaatgttaaatagttttattctatagatttaaataattttataatccaattttcaaattttattaaaaattttaagtatatcCCTTCTGTCGATTGATGTTGGTCGAGgcttaagatattttaaataagtgaaTGAACAAATGAATTGCATGTTACTCACGATTCTGTTGTGTCTGTAGGGCCTGATGTGTGGCAGGTTGTTGGATGAACATGCCGGAGGTGCCATCGGGTTGTCCACGCAGTATGATGGGATTTGTGCCAAAGGGTTGGAGGCCATTTGGCCAGAACCATGGCGAGATTTGCATCTGTTGTGGCTGACCGGCAGCTGCATTCTGTAGGGGATTGATGAGCTGTGCCGCTTGTGCGGCACTCACACCGGGCAACGTTGATTGCGACACTTGGACGCATTGTTGTGttgtcgtttgttgttgctgctgctgctgctgctgggtgACAACACCACCGGCAGCACCACCGGTTGCCGCTTGCACCGTATTCGTTGTGGTTGTGACCTTTTGGACCACCTTTTGTTGCAACTTGCCCTGGCCATCGCCCACTTTTGAGGCAGCTGCCGCACTGACAGCTAATGCGGCTGCTTGTTGTGCTGCTGCAGCCgtcaattgctgttgctgttgtgtgagctgttgttgctgttgctgctgctgttgctgttgttgctgctgctgatgctgctgttgttgctgctgggcagcagcggcagccaTCGATTGCAACAAGCTCTGTTGCTGCGGCGAATGCGAAATCACATTCACCGGTGAAATGAGCAACGTCTGCGGAGATTGACTCGATGGTATCGCATACGTGCCACTTGCAAATCCCGCCTGACCGCCAATCATTTGCTTGGCATTCTGTGTTGTTGTCGTGATCATTTGTGGCGCACTTCCCTGAAAATGTTTGCTGGCAGCAATCACTTGAATCGGCTGCTGTCCCAATCCCGTATTCAACAGATTCCCCGACACAATCATCTGTGGATAGATGAAGCTCGATGGCTGCATCAGTTGCACCGTCCTACCATTTGCCCAATCTCCGGGCACGCCTCCTGTTGCCGCCAGTTGCATTGGTGACATTGTGCTAATTGCTGTCgagtgctgttgctgttgctgctgctgttgtgcctgttgctgttgttgttgctgctgctgttgttgttgctgctgcagtgcgtTTTGTTGCGCATTTGCCGGACTTGCAGCACCcgccgccgcagcagcagccgctgcaGCCGCAGCAACATCGCCACCAGtcagctgctgcaactgcatcTGTTGCAACTGTGTGGTTTGACTAGCATCCAACAGACTTGTGGCATGCTTCAGTTCATTGCCAGCATTATTATTGCCAGCATTGTGTGTGGGAAACTCCTGTTTCACCTGGATGGCGGCATAGGGGCCACTGGCATAGaattgctgcagttgctccggTGAGATTTGTAGTGGCACCGCCGCAGCGGATGCCACCTGTTGGGCGGGGCTCTGTGATTTCTCCAGCGTGACGATCTGGCGTGCGTGagcgtgggcgtgggcgttGGCGTGGGAGGTGGGCGTGCTCGAACGTGATCTGGAACGTGACACGCTGCGCGAGcgtgcaacagttgcagctgtgGTTGCtggagttgttgctgttgatgttgctgctggagttgttgttgttggtgttgttagTTGGCGACGCGATGAGGGCGGCGTGCTGGCAATCGATGTGGGCGTGCCgcctttaattttgttattattcaactgattgttgttgttattatttgtattattattattattattattagtattgttgttgttgttgttgttgttgtgggtggGCGTGGTTGCGCCTATGCCCGGATGCGGCGGACTTGCAAAATCGTACTTCTCGTCAAATGTGATGCCTGCTTTCTGCGCAAGCGTCTCCAGGCACTTTAAAGGCCGCTCTACACCAGCaatatgttgctgctgctgctgctgttgttgttgttgcttgtgttgctgctgctgcagctgttgtgtTGCTGCTTGCAACTTatcgccgttgttgttgttattgttattgctgctgctgctgcttcttatATTCGAGTTATCTTTCAAAGGTTGcgctgttgttactgctgctgctgctgctgttgttgttgttgttgttgtagctgctgttactgttgctgctgctgctgctaatgttgcagttgttgatgCCGATGATGTCAATGTGTTTGTGGTTAATGTTGTATCGCTTTCAGTGTCCGCTCtgcatttgaaaaaaaaaagattgaagAAACCATTTAgtcaaaatatacaataaaaaactaaacaacaacagcacacacacaaacaggcatgcacacacacttggAACGTTTGCGACGACGTGTGGCACGCATCATTTTGCCAAATTTCGTTGCAAAAACAGCAgcgaaacagaaaacaaaaaagaagaaacttTGAAATGCAAGCAGAAAtgtaaaagaacaaaaatgcAACGCACTGTTATccaaaaacaagttggcagcacccCCGCCAATTGCAATTCGCAAAAGCTCAGCAAGCGCGTGGgcactctctcacacacacacactctctctctctctctctaccgAGCTCTCCCACGCTCATCACACTCTGAGCAAAAACTGAGCGCAAAGCAAGCAAACAAAGATGAGCAATTGCAGCGAGACTCAAATCAAAGATcattcataatatttatttacatattaacaTGTACAAATGTAaactaattatatattttctttattatttttctactgCTTTTAATATGAATCATTTTCACTGAacgttatttaaattatgtattaaaatatcGATACATTTATGTCTAATCAATTTTGATAGTTCAAAACAATATgatttagaaattaattttaaatatttgttgtttagtaactcatttaaaaatcactttattttgtaattgatttCTTTCCCTTTACTGACCCACTATTAACCTCTTTGCTACCGTTGATATAAACTATCGATAGATTTTAGGCAAATCCATTTTGAAAgtttaggttttttttaagtacttaaaCATTTCATGCATGtcagtatataaatttaaattttaagcagctggaaatatttaaaaaattttctcaaCTTTTGCTCAATAATAACATTATGTATATCTTGGCAGTCTTGAAGTTTGTTAAGGCCGTTTTGGGCCAATTCAACTGCTATCATTGACCCACATAGCCGTAAATGTGGCTCCAGtgtgtatacacacacacacacactaacgaACCAATGAAGCAAGTCATTTGAGAGGGGAAAAGGGACTTTGTGTGTGGTGGGGAAAATTGCATGAGAAGACCcggaaaatgtatatttatagtatGCTCGTCTATTGAcgtcaaattgtaaattgtaaacatGAAAAAGGAGTTAAAACGAATGAGAGTGAGATAGATACAGAGCGGGGGTGTTTAAAGGAGGCGGCAAAAAGAGCTATCGAGAGAGATGCATTTGCTGTTACAGTTACATATTTGGTGCACAGCTTCAAGTACCGTGCAGTTTAATGAAACAATGCAAACATGTGTGAAATTTGGCAACATCGCATGTCCCTATACAATAGAactaaatatcaaaataaatagtaattatGCTACtagtattttcaattatatgtAACTAACAACATGCATTCGAATGAAAATTGACAACATTTTAGATCAAAAGTAAATAGGACTCAAATTTAATGGATGTAGTGGCTTTAAAGGTGCAATATTACTAcgtcatacatacatatgctacaaatattttcaaatatatctaAGAGCATGCATTCGTGTGAAAAGTGGCAACATGGCTTTACACGTTACTACAGTTTAGATAGCAACTATTAAATGTAgatattattaagaaaattaatgtCGGTGTTAAATAtcacaaaatattcaatatactCTCTTGGAGTGACTCTTTCAAGTACAAAGCGGCAATTACAATGAttttacaaatgaaatttgaCAACACGGCATTAAAAGTTGCCAAAATTCACATAAATTCttatctacatatatgtattattacaGACTTGCTTCAGCCGAGTTCAAAGACCAACAAGtctactataaaaaaaaaaaaagacagttGCTGCTTGtcatactaaaaaaaataacaaaaaaaaaaattaacaaagtgTGGTTAAAGTTTCATAGCTTAACAGCACTTAGACGTATCCCTGCGAGCCTCGGCCACCACTCTTGGTCTCAACTTATCCAGCACAGAGCCGTAATGCCCGTGAGGCATATAAAATacagaaagaaacaaaataaaaggaaaatataAAAGGCAACTACATGAACAACAACTgtgcaacaaaaatacaagGCATGCTATTAGAGTCGGCACAGCATTAGGGTTACCCCTGGTAACACGACAGAGGCAGGCAACAAGGCGGGAAGAGTGGCGGAAAGAGGAAGCAAAGGTAGCCACAGTGGGCGTTTTTGGTCTGCACTGAAATCGGTCAGGGGTGTTTCATGTATGCGGCAGGGTTGCTCCTCGGTTGCTGTTGGGTTGCTGTTGGTTTACGGGAGGGTATGCTAAGGTTGTACGCCCCCACCAAACCACCGCTAACAGCAAAGAGCAAGCGAAAGCtgatggtaaaaaaaaattaaaaagaaaagcattAAACTGGCGACTAGACGTTATGCCAGACGCAGcactggcaacagcagcagcatcctTCTCtcaaaagcagaaaaaaatacttgCAACTCAAGACTGGTTCTTATAtttgttagtgtgtgtgtggtgtttgtgtgtgtgagagagagagagagagaagaagaggagGGAAcactgtatatgtgtgtgagtcgCCGAGTGGTTTGCCATGCTGCCTGTCTGGTGTGAGAGCCTGGGGGTCCTCGAGTTTCGGGTCTCGAGTCTAACAACAATGCAACCGAATCatcatcaattttattttcgcttCTACTTAAATTGAGTTGCAGGAAGGAAGATTGATAGCACTGCCGACGCAAACAAAACGAGCATGCGCCGAGGCTAGCCTAGCGAACGCAAGGGAGAGAGCGAACAAgacagagaga of Drosophila innubila isolate TH190305 chromosome X, UK_Dinn_1.0, whole genome shotgun sequence contains these proteins:
- the LOC117794260 gene encoding polyhomeotic-proximal chromatin protein isoform X2, translating into MMRATRRRKRSKADTESDTTLTTNTLTSSASTTATLAAAAATVTAATTTTTTTAAAAAVTTAQPLKDNSNIRSSSSSNNNNNNNGDKLQAATQQLQQQQHKQQQQQQQQQQHIAGVERPLKCLETLAQKAGITFDEKYDFASPPHPGIGATTPTHNNNNNNNNTNNNNNNNTNNNNNNQLNNNKIKGGTPTSIASTPPSSRRQLTTPTTTTPAATSTATTPATTAATVARSRSVSRSRSRSSTPTSHANAHAHAHARQIVTLEKSQSPAQQVASAAAVPLQISPEQLQQFYASGPYAAIQVKQEFPTHNAGNNNAGNELKHATSLLDASQTTQLQQMQLQQLTGGDVAAAAAAAAAAAGAASPANAQQNALQQQQQQQQQQQQQQAQQQQQQQQHSTAISTMSPMQLAATGGVPGDWANGRTVQLMQPSSFIYPQMIVSGNLLNTGLGQQPIQVIAASKHFQGSAPQMITTTTQNAKQMIGGQAGFASGTYAIPSSQSPQTLLISPVNVISHSPQQQSLLQSMAAAAAQQQQQQHQQQQQQQQQQQQQQQLTQQQQQLTAAAAQQAAALAVSAAAASKVGDGQGKLQQKVVQKVTTTTNTVQAATGGAAGGVVTQQQQQQQQQTTTQQCVQVSQSTLPGVSAAQAAQLINPLQNAAAGQPQQMQISPWFWPNGLQPFGTNPIILRGQPDGTSGMFIQQPATHQALQTQQNQIIQCNVTQTPTKTRAQLDALAPKQQQQQQQQQQANAQQQQQQQQQQQQQQQLATQQQAVAVATAQLQQQQLTAAAAALQRAGGSILPHNGSQVRPASSVSTQTAQNQSLLKAKMRTKQQPVRPALPTLKTENGQVAGKAGQVNSNATNALTQHLAVQQQQQQAASLHQVVTTAGNKMVVMSTSGTPITLQNGQTLQAGGVDKQQQQQQQQQQQQQQQQQQLQLMKNQQLFQQQIMQHQLAMQLQQQQQQQVQQQQQQVQQQQQQAQQQQQQPQQQQTLTNATTQQILQVAPNTFIASQQQQQQQQQLHNQLLQHQLQQVQQAQQQQQQQQQQVAQQQQQQREQQQNIIQQIVVQQQTATQQQHQQQQQQQQQQQQAQQQQLQLSSVPFSVSSTTTPAGIATSSALQAALSASGAVFQTTTKTSNSMPSSSVVTISNQSTGPLVTSSTVASLQQQAQQLQQQQQHQQQLISASIAAATQQQQQQQQQQQQQQQQQQQQQQQQQQQQQQQQLTAASPTQNPILAMTSMMNATVGLPTTTPPVSSAVASTALVTLSNSMSSLPATPTKATTMTTASMQETPKTHLQQQQQQQHQQQQQQQQTASLVPIESPLQAATAAAAAAAAATLLESSKASAEASSSTATTTTETTLLNGDASEATPTKPTTTTAAATTPTSATVAAAVQLPTVKQSNAVLPSSSSNENSNVKSNSISGSSNTVTVSSSAATNGIASNAMRASSSSNCSTSNTITTTSSSISTTATTNSSSNNNNNNNNSSSNSNGKDLPKAMIKPNVLTHVIDGFIIQEANEPFPVTRQRYTDKDGNDEPPKKKAAMQEELKPIATTTGCITPTTPTIAAAGGNIVGVGTLAADMVACEQCGKPEHRAKLKRKRYCSPGCARLAKSAANNNGSGIGMVAADAMALADKLDESLAEEKMQTDAMTPEPAMIMNELTASTPVATATPTPATPVAAAAAAVVAAASIAPAAAAIATPMPSSSNSIADRPICNWSVEEVSEFIKNLPGCQDYVDDFVQQEIDGQALLLLKENHLVHAMGMKLGPALKIVAKVDSMKEVNAAAANDAAKEAGVTQ